A segment of the Lolium perenne isolate Kyuss_39 chromosome 3, Kyuss_2.0, whole genome shotgun sequence genome:
GATGGGCAGTGTGTCAGGTGAATCAATTGGTACGATATTCATAACCCAGACTTGTTTTTGGTCCCTCAGAGCTGCAGCAAAACTGCAAAATGTGACCATATAAAATATCATTAGCTAGAATAGAAATAAAAAGGTGCGAAAATGCATTCTCAGTATGGGTCTTGAatgaaacatttcaaaatgagtgAATTCCGATATCAAATGCATCATCAAGAGATAGAAAAATGGTTTTACATCTTCCAAGACTTGAATGAAAAATGGAATAGTGGCAAGTGACATGTGGACAAATTGTCCTTGGATAGCACCAACACAATAGAAATGTAATGCATTTTGATAATTTGATGTATTATGATACGTTTTGCAGCTTAAAACAGGCTTTGGTTTTTTTCTTCAATGCTAAATTTCATCTCATTTTCCTAAGTTACTTGAGCCAAACATTGGAGATATAATCTGTATATTGTCCCTGTGTAATATGACTATACTCATATTATTTGTTCAAGATCAAAAGCAACCCAATTACTTACCCTCCATATACGGCTCTCATGTCCATGACATTTCTCACTTTAGACCAGTCAATTCCCATGCCATTCACGTATGATTTACTGACAACCCGTTTCCAGTGTGCATAATCTGCCTCGAAGTCTTCGTTCCCTGGTTTTCCATAAACTCCAACATGAGAACCATCAATCCAAAAGGGGGTCTTTTCAAGCCGTTGAGGCCATGTCTCTGGCCATTTTGACCCTCTTACTGATGGACCAACAGGCAATTTGTGTATGCACGCTTGTAAAGGTACATTCCTGCAAAACACAAGATTGTTTAGTAAACAAACATAtagttcacatatgtaaatatatATAAGAGCCCTAACCATACCATGCAGCATCTGCATCATCAGTTTCCTTGCATAATGGTGGGCTGTCTTCTGGTCTTTTCTCATAGCAACTGTTGTCCATTGGCTTCTGATATATGGCCATACCAACTTGATTCAATGTATCCTTTGTTTTCTTAACCATTTTCCAGCACATGGATTTGGTCAGAGAAGACATGGCTGAAAAGAGTAAGCAACTGTGTTAGATCTGGTTCACCTGTATGCTGAACGAAAAACTCCCCAGTTGGTCCATAGTATGTGTTCACTGTACACAAATAATAGGCCTAGTTCTTTCATGAAGTTGGGTGCATCCAATGCTTAGCAATAGGTCATTGTACATGTAACAATAAGTAGAAGGCCTTGTAGGTAGAGTAGTTTAAGAGAATTTTCAACATCTGAACCTCTTTTCCGAGCAACAGCATTTTTTACCTAATATATGGATTGTCGTGCAGTGACGGAAAGAAAATATAGCATAATCATTCAACAGAGGTGGTAAGATATTTTGGTCTGATGTACCAAAGCAAGTGAACAGCTACTGTACTGATGGACTTGAACTATTCTACAGACCTGAGGGAAACTATTTTAGATTGTGGCGTGCTTTTGCGTTGCGCTGGGCTGGGCTGTTAGCGAGTTCAGTTTGCTCCTGGAGGGAGGTGGTGTTGAGTAGGTTAAAACCTGGTTTTCTAGCTAGGTTAATCAGTAGCAGCTTTTGGGTGTGTTCTTAGGTGTTTTTGTGTTTCCTGCACCTGAACACTGGTTTCATTTGTGATGAAATGGAACCGGGGAGGCTGTCTCCCTGagaatctaaaaaaaaaaaaaaacaggatatCTCTGTTTCGGTATGTGGTCACTGTTATTGCAATAACCTTCTGTATCACAGTACGACTGAAATTAAAAAAGGCATTCAGTACAATACCATTCCAAATCTCAACATCTTCAGGGAGCTTTTGGTAAACAGGAGTTGCAGACCAGACAAAGTAGCCACCAGGACGCAGTAGCCGGTTCAATTCCAGCAAAAGCTTGGCACCTGAAAGTAAACAGTTGGAAACATCAATTACTTCTCCAGGTTTCCCCCACTTCAATTACTTCTCCAATTGGAAACATCACCATGTAGTCAGTAGGAGATAAAGGGAAAAAAATGCCACCAGCATGACAAACCTTCAATGTGCCAAGGGACTCTGCAGCGAGCACAGTGAATGGCATCAAAAACCCTGCTGGGGTATGGAAGTCTCTTAGTGCCCATTACAGCTGATATTGCTGGAATTCCTCTCTCCAGCGCAAACTGTACTTGAGCTTCATGCTCATCTTTTGGAGCAAATGACATGGTGAGCACATCTCTATCAAACATGTAGCCACCAAAGCTGGCAACTCCACAACCAACATCAAGGATGACACGGCTTCGTTTACCCCATGCAATGTCAGGTAATGCCTGCACAAGTAGTTTGACCAAAGCAGGTAAATGCATAGAACAATAGACTGGACAAAAACAATGTGATTAAATACTTGAAACACACAACATGAAATTTCATCATCATTATCTGGAACATGTGCAAACTTGTTTAAGGGAGTGATAGCAGCACTTGCTTGAAGCTTATGTATTTGGAACAGTATTAATCAATCATTGATGTGTGCAAGTATAAGGCATAGTTGGGGCAAAGATACTAAACCTGCTGAATAGTATCGATATAGTGGAGTGCGCCATTCTTGAACTGAGTCCCGCCCCCAGGAAACAGAAGATGGTCCCCAGAAACTTTAACCCAGTTTTGATGGCCCTTGTACTCTGCAAGCTTGGTGTGAGGGACGTTACTGTACCATACCTGCAAACATAGTGCTACTTGTAATAAGCAAAAAGATTCTTGATCAGCTAAAGATTACTCAGTGGTATGGGAACATCATGAAAAGACAGAAGTACCTTGTCCCTGCTCATGGGCCACTCGATGGGGCGCTTATAACCTTCCGGAAGTGGAACAAGGCAAGTCGGAGGCTCTTCAGGGCAATGCCTCTCACGGTGTtcataatgttttgtagaatgaaGTTTCTTGATGGCCTTCTCATTATCGAGGCAAGGTATGAAATCTGTCACGGCAATGCTCTTACATAATTTCCAGCTATAGGTGATTGCATCACCTGAGGGTTTAGATGATGCTTGAGCCTCCTTCTCATTCTTTGACTCTGCAGCCTGTGTAGGGAATGACCCATTCTCGGTATTCGACTCCTTCAGAAGTTCAGCTTGAGCTCCATCAGGAAATACCTCATTAGCTTTTGCAGCCTGTTCCTTCTCCCCACTCTCTTCCACTTTCTCCTGGATTTGAGACTGTTCAGTTACATCCTGCATGGAATCATCTTCGGACTTGGCTTCTTGGTCTTCCTTCTTCTCCCCATCAGATTTTTCAGCATCGTTTTCAGTTGTGGTGTCATTGTCTTTCCTCTCCTCGGTCTTCTCCTCCTCATCACCAGACTGCCCAGTCTCCCCACCCTCCTTAGCACTCTGCCCTCCTGACTTTCCATTTGCATCATCAAACGAATCCTTACtatcttccttttcttttgatgCTTCCTCAATCATCTCCACAGGCTTCTCCATCGCGTTCTCAGTGAACTTCTCTTCCTCGGGAGCATCCCTGTTACTATGAGACTCGTCTGGAACATTATCATTATTGTCGGTATCCTCGAATTTCGAGGAACCTTCAACAGCATTGCTTGATGCTGTCTCCTCGGTTGTGCCAAAGTCAACTTCCGCGCGTTGATCCTTCACCTCCGACTTCTGATTCGACGAAACCTCCACCGGCTCCGACTTCTTGTTCGACGGAGCCTCTACCGGGAAGACGGTGGACGATGTCATCATCCAGGCGCCGACCACACAGAGCGCCACAAACACGGCGACGGTGGTCGTCGTGCACAATGACGAGGACGGGGACGAAGGCCGCCTGGCGTCCATCTTTGCACCTCTGCCAAATGCCATCAGTCCAACTCTCGCATGTACAGGACCGCCCGCACTGCACGCGGCTCGCTTATATCAACTCGACCGACCAAACAATCGCGGCTGTCGGAGCTTCGCTGCTTTCGGCTGCACCAGCGCGCACCTAGGGGAAACTACACATCGTCAGAACTCGAAACATTAGGAATTTATTTATAACAATCGCCGGATCTAAAGAAGGAAACACTGGATCTGCATAGCTGTCCCAGCTCAGCAACGCCCAAATATAAATGCTAAATTTGCTATCGGTTTCTTCTTTCCTACTATAGGCCACTAAGGCAACGCCATCCTAGTAGAAGAAAAGGCAAGCAAATCGCCCCGTATCAGCATACACGGATACTTAATTAACTACAAAGCGCGTGCATTAACGCACAGGAAATCTGGCGAATTCCATTCCTTGCGCAAATCGCAATCGGATCTGCGGCCTGAGCTAGCTGGGTCCGAGTCTAATAGCAGCAAGACTCCATAGCAAAGGGTGCAGTAAACCACTAGCCAATCAGTTCAATGAACATCGACGAACGAGCAAGCTAGAGCTAGATCCGCTCCGGTAGACGGGAAGAGGGAAAAACAGAGAGGCTGCAAAGCAGAGGCGGTGGATTCGTACCTCGCCGGCCGGGGAGCTGGGCTCCGGCTCCGAGCGGATCTCGAGGGGAAGAGTGAGGGGATCGAGGAGGCGGGGCGTCCTTGGATTCGCGGCGGGCTCGCCGCGTTATAAAGGCTTATTACAGCTAGCGTGAGGGAGGAGCGAACAGTGGAGTGTGCCGAGCGTGTGACAGTGTGAGTGTGAGAAGGAGATGGCTCTGGTTTTGGGGGTGGGAACGGCATTAGCTCGGGTTAAATTAGTGTGAGAAATGTTGACTAAAATTGATTCACGTGTTGGCATCTTTGCAGATTTGCCCTTTAAAGCTGGCGTTATTAAAATAGCTGGTCTAGTACTTATCTTCAAGTTCTAGTTGCCCAGCAATAATTGCCCAAATTTGAGTTATTCCACTTTTCTTTCTGAACTTCAACTTCTCAAGCCACAACAATTTTTCATGCAACTTCAATTTCTTTCACTTTCATGACTCATGCGACACACATGATAGGAGATCATAAGCCAACAAAAAGCATGCACCTTCTCTTTGGGTTTTGACCAAGAATTTCATGTTGTTTTAATTTTAAACAGAAGTTCGAACAATACCAATGGCCATGTCCACGTCTAACATGTGGTAAGTGTGGTTGCGAAAAGGAATTGTGAATTTATATAGCCCTAAATTGTCTGATTCCAAACTCGATTGGGGAAGCACCATGTCTGCTCTCGTTCTCTCCTCCATTTCCTCTTGCCCTTGAACAATAGTTGACCGAGAGCCTCTTCGCCCTAGGCCAAGCCGAGGCCATCTCCAGCGGCGATGTCGTCTGGAGATGGTTGAGGCGAGGCGTCAGCCATCATCCTTTTGCATATTAGGTATGAGTTTAGAATTAGTTTAGGTTTTGAGTTGTTTCCCATTTGTGGAGACTAGCACCATGCCAAGGGGATTGTGGCCGCGAGCGCATCCAAACTGCATTCCGTGGTCGGCTGCATTTTTGCTTCTTGTCGTTGTGCTCCGGTGCACGGAGCCGATGACAGGAAGGATTTCTTCTGCAGTGCCTCTATGGAATAAGCTCGATGTGCAGCCTCCAGATCTTGAAATTAAGATCGTCGCTCCTCCTCCAATTTTGTCTACTCTATCTCGTCGCGTTGGAGGCGGAAGATGGGGTGGAGCGGAAGGCTAGAGCTCTGAGGTTGTTGTTGCAGCTTGCCCTTGGAATTCAATCACAAAGGCCTGGACTGCTGATCGCGGGATTCATCCACTATGTATTGTAGTGTTAGGTTGGCGCCGCATCATCTTCTACCTCTAGGCCATGATTCAGTTGTTGGGGGATCTTCGATCTCAGAGTGGCGCTCCACGCCGACGGTCGCCCAAGTGGCAAAATCCACCTTCACTTCAGCCTCCTACATAGATCAGTTCCCCCTCCTCTGGCCGGCTTCGTCGGTGTCGGGAGGAGTTAGGAACCCGATATATGCATGGAGTTTTCAATAAAGTTGTGTTTTCAGTAGATTATGTTAGAGTTTTAGTAGATGTCTTCTTGTTTGTTTCTCTTCAATGGAGACGACATCAGCTGCCATAACTGATCTTCGTCTTTTCGTTCgacgacgagatcttcttcccgatGTCAATGACGGTATTGAAAGATTACAGTTCTCTAGGTATGGAGGATTCAGATCTTGCTTCGCCAAATCAATTTTGGATCTTTTCTCATGGTTTCCGCGGGAAGGATtgtcctcgcagtttttgtcccgccTGTTATGTCCTCGACGATGGTGATTTACAGGTCTATGATTTGTTATCTATTTTTAGTTGCCTTCGGGAATAAAAGTATAAGATTGACTACTTTAACGGTTGCACGTGTGCACGCAACCTTAGCATTGCGTCTCAAATTAAAATTATAGGATAATCTTCGTTGGTATTTACAGGTCTATGATTTGTTAGCTATTTTTAGTTGCCTTCGGGAATAAAAGTATAAGATTGTGTCTTGAAAGAAGAAAGAGTTTGAAAACCTCGAAGATTTGCTAGTAtctttttagactttattttgtaatcattGAAGATAGCTCATGTATctttaccatgtactatttgttactatAAGTACGTATGGTATTGATGAGAGCGGACAAATGcaggccgagctacatgtagctctttattttcaaATATTCGAAAATCATATTattaagtttcaaaaaaaatttGAAAGAAATCAATGATGTAGCCAATGATGAAATCTACAAacatgcaaaatctcaatgtAAAATTCTTAGTACTTTAGGCTGCACAAAATGACAAATTTGTGGGTCTGAGAATAGTGAATAGTGCACATTTCAAAACTCTAAAACctgtcagattttgtcatttttgtgtagtctacaatacaaagagtttcacattgagattttgcacgttTATAGATTTTATCATTCTCTACATCCAGATTTTTT
Coding sequences within it:
- the LOC127345173 gene encoding probable methyltransferase PMT24, with product MAFGRGAKMDARRPSSPSSSLCTTTTVAVFVALCVVGAWMMTSSTVFPVEAPSNKKSEPVEVSSNQKSEVKDQRAEVDFGTTEETASSNAVEGSSKFEDTDNNDNVPDESHSNRDAPEEEKFTENAMEKPVEMIEEASKEKEDSKDSFDDANGKSGGQSAKEGGETGQSGDEEEKTEERKDNDTTTENDAEKSDGEKKEDQEAKSEDDSMQDVTEQSQIQEKVEESGEKEQAAKANEVFPDGAQAELLKESNTENGSFPTQAAESKNEKEAQASSKPSGDAITYSWKLCKSIAVTDFIPCLDNEKAIKKLHSTKHYEHRERHCPEEPPTCLVPLPEGYKRPIEWPMSRDKVWYSNVPHTKLAEYKGHQNWVKVSGDHLLFPGGGTQFKNGALHYIDTIQQALPDIAWGKRSRVILDVGCGVASFGGYMFDRDVLTMSFAPKDEHEAQVQFALERGIPAISAVMGTKRLPYPSRVFDAIHCARCRVPWHIEGAKLLLELNRLLRPGGYFVWSATPVYQKLPEDVEIWNAMSSLTKSMCWKMVKKTKDTLNQVGMAIYQKPMDNSCYEKRPEDSPPLCKETDDADAAWNVPLQACIHKLPVGPSVRGSKWPETWPQRLEKTPFWIDGSHVGVYGKPGNEDFEADYAHWKRVVSKSYVNGMGIDWSKVRNVMDMRAVYGGFAAALRDQKQVWVMNIVPIDSPDTLPIVYERGLFGMYHDWCESFSTYPRTYDLLHADHLFSKLKKRCKLLGVFAEVDRILRPEGKLIVRDNAETVSELEGMAKSLQWEVRMTYTKGNEGLLCVQKTMWRPKEIEASM